A window from Vulcanimicrobium alpinum encodes these proteins:
- a CDS encoding adenylate/guanylate cyclase domain-containing protein, with the protein MSVPVDPVRRPRARPRNRFVIAIVVALLAGLPLSVWLDLCSISESALRTQANDLNVAVTGIRSFYASDVVGRVLASHGKTVVTDRYATIPGAIPIPATFSLQLGAVIGEHQRNFAYKFTSDYPFRRRMHPPLDAFERDALHALRADPTHEISSATQTGFTEQVRVIAPIRMGATCVACHNTHPDSPKRDWKVGDVRGIQELTVTQPIVTSLFSFRYLLVYFAIAAATGIAFILLLRRQTEELTASYVFLSSISKKISRYLAPQIYDAIFAGRADVTLSTRRKKLTIFFSDIKDFTSTTERLQPEELTALLNEYLTEMSTIALAHGGTIDKFVGDAILVFFGDPESRGIAEDAAAAVKMAIAMQARIAELNAEWRHRGIESPFRVRMGLNTGYCNVGNFGSADRFDYTIIGAEANLAARLQSIANAGEIVLSYESYALVRELVIAHALAPITVKGISREIVPYAIDGLAGSAGARGGIYSAHATGVDLYLDVTALDPATAERTRTLLADALAALERRNGAPGKEGGR; encoded by the coding sequence GTGAGCGTCCCCGTCGACCCCGTGCGGCGGCCGCGCGCTCGGCCCCGGAACCGCTTCGTCATCGCGATCGTCGTCGCGCTGCTCGCGGGCCTCCCGCTCTCCGTCTGGCTCGATCTGTGCTCGATCTCCGAATCGGCGCTGCGCACGCAGGCGAACGATCTCAACGTCGCGGTCACCGGGATCCGCAGCTTTTACGCCAGCGACGTCGTCGGCCGCGTCCTCGCATCGCACGGGAAGACGGTGGTGACCGATCGCTACGCGACGATCCCGGGGGCGATCCCGATCCCGGCGACGTTCTCGCTCCAGCTCGGTGCGGTGATCGGCGAGCACCAGCGCAACTTCGCGTACAAGTTCACCTCCGACTATCCGTTCCGCCGGCGGATGCACCCCCCGCTCGACGCGTTCGAACGCGACGCACTGCACGCACTGCGCGCCGATCCGACGCACGAGATCAGCAGCGCGACGCAGACCGGATTCACCGAGCAGGTGCGCGTCATCGCGCCGATCCGGATGGGCGCGACCTGCGTCGCGTGCCACAACACGCACCCCGACAGCCCCAAACGCGACTGGAAGGTCGGCGACGTGCGCGGGATCCAGGAACTGACCGTCACCCAGCCGATCGTCACCAGCCTCTTCTCGTTCCGCTATCTGCTGGTCTACTTCGCGATCGCCGCCGCGACCGGCATCGCCTTCATCCTTCTGCTGCGCCGGCAGACCGAGGAACTCACGGCGAGCTACGTCTTTCTCTCGTCGATCTCGAAGAAGATCTCGCGCTACCTCGCACCGCAGATCTACGACGCGATCTTCGCCGGCCGCGCCGACGTCACGCTCTCGACGCGCCGCAAGAAGCTGACGATCTTCTTCTCGGACATCAAGGACTTCACGTCGACCACCGAGCGCCTGCAGCCCGAAGAGCTGACGGCGCTGCTCAACGAGTATCTCACCGAGATGTCGACGATCGCGCTCGCCCACGGCGGCACCATCGACAAGTTCGTCGGCGACGCCATCCTCGTGTTCTTCGGCGACCCGGAGAGCCGCGGCATCGCCGAGGACGCCGCGGCCGCCGTGAAGATGGCGATCGCCATGCAGGCCCGCATCGCGGAGCTGAACGCCGAGTGGCGCCATCGCGGGATCGAATCGCCGTTCCGCGTGCGGATGGGGCTCAACACCGGATACTGCAACGTCGGCAACTTCGGCAGCGCCGACCGCTTCGACTATACGATCATCGGGGCGGAAGCGAACCTCGCGGCGCGTCTGCAGTCGATCGCGAACGCCGGCGAGATCGTGCTCAGCTACGAGTCCTACGCGCTCGTGCGCGAACTCGTCATCGCGCACGCATTGGCGCCGATCACCGTCAAAGGGATCAGCCGCGAGATCGTTCCCTACGCGATCGACGGTCTCGCCGGCAGCGCCGGCGCGCGCGGCGGCATCTACAGCGCACATGCAACCGGAGTAGACTTGTACCTCGACGTCACCGCCCTCGATCCCGCCACCGCGGAACGGACCCGCACCCTCCTCGCGGACGCGCTCGCCGCGCTCGAACGCCGTAACGGCGCGCCGGGCAAGGAGGGCGGCCGTTGA
- a CDS encoding SDR family NAD(P)-dependent oxidoreductase: MSAPAGVIDLHGRVAFVTGGNRGIGAAVVRALHRAGAEVFFTYRSRAEEARALCEQLGGRVATHRLDVADPAALAPAIDACVAHFGRLDALVNNAAIFEENRFDRDDFDAWRAGWRRTFDVNLFAAADLAFLAMRAMRSAGEGTIVNIASRAGHRGELTFADYGASKAAMINLTKSIARSCARDGIVAFSVAPGFVATEMAAADLARNGDAIVAEIPLGRVADPDEVAHAVAFVCTPLARHLNGATLDVNGGSYVR, translated from the coding sequence TTGAGCGCGCCCGCCGGGGTCATCGACCTCCACGGCCGCGTCGCGTTCGTCACCGGCGGCAATCGCGGGATCGGCGCGGCCGTGGTGCGCGCGCTCCACCGCGCGGGCGCGGAGGTCTTCTTCACCTATCGCAGCCGCGCCGAGGAGGCGCGCGCATTGTGCGAGCAGCTCGGCGGCCGCGTCGCGACGCACCGGCTCGACGTCGCCGATCCCGCCGCGCTCGCACCGGCGATCGACGCCTGCGTCGCGCACTTCGGCCGGCTCGACGCCCTCGTCAACAACGCCGCGATCTTCGAGGAGAACCGGTTCGACCGCGACGACTTCGACGCGTGGCGCGCCGGCTGGCGGCGTACCTTCGACGTCAACCTGTTCGCCGCAGCCGACCTGGCGTTTCTCGCGATGCGGGCGATGCGTTCCGCCGGCGAAGGGACGATCGTCAATATCGCATCGCGCGCCGGCCATCGCGGCGAACTCACCTTTGCCGACTACGGCGCGTCGAAAGCGGCGATGATCAACCTCACCAAGTCGATCGCGCGCTCGTGCGCGCGCGACGGGATCGTCGCGTTCTCCGTCGCGCCGGGCTTCGTCGCCACCGAGATGGCCGCCGCCGATTTAGCACGAAACGGCGACGCGATCGTTGCGGAGATTCCGCTGGGCCGCGTCGCCGATCCCGACGAGGTGGCGCACGCCGTCGCGTTCGTCTGCACGCCGCTGGCCCGTCACTTGAACGGTGCGACGCTCGACGTCAACGGCGGCTCGTACGTTCGCTAG
- a CDS encoding DUF4397 domain-containing protein gives MLLRRLALVLAFGAAVLAGCGNNGQGTVLGTTTSQSALRFLNGSPDLGPVDVYINGTSSAAFVTKLGYPSLSAITNVNTQSYTVTVTPNGTPATTRLTCPLNNLAASTRYTVVIAGKAAQGTSSLGLQCLVFPETYYSIPATQFQLAFHHASPALNAVVTAGSTASPPPSAVAFGTYPAGTTNWQLFGGQSSFVAATQGVGTGTPTNVLLNGSQTAPGIGVYVASTASNPPAAGAAGVYASIPVSACVSGGATIPSTNPDTASFFPYSYTASGATSATLVSNVLMVYAIDGASATSQLVCAFDD, from the coding sequence GTCCTCGGCACGACGACCAGTCAGAGCGCGCTGCGCTTCCTCAACGGCTCTCCGGATCTCGGCCCGGTCGACGTGTACATCAACGGCACGTCGAGCGCGGCATTCGTCACCAAGCTCGGGTACCCGTCACTCTCCGCGATCACGAACGTGAACACGCAGTCGTACACGGTGACGGTGACGCCGAACGGGACGCCGGCGACGACGAGGCTGACCTGCCCGCTCAACAACCTCGCGGCATCGACGCGCTACACGGTCGTGATCGCCGGGAAGGCGGCCCAGGGGACGTCGTCGCTGGGTCTGCAGTGCCTGGTATTCCCGGAGACCTACTACTCGATCCCCGCCACGCAATTCCAGCTTGCGTTCCACCATGCGTCGCCGGCGCTCAACGCCGTCGTCACCGCCGGGTCGACCGCGTCGCCGCCGCCCTCGGCGGTCGCGTTCGGAACGTATCCGGCCGGGACGACGAACTGGCAGCTCTTCGGCGGACAGTCGTCGTTCGTCGCCGCAACGCAGGGCGTCGGAACCGGGACGCCGACCAACGTGCTGCTCAACGGCTCGCAGACGGCGCCGGGAATCGGCGTGTACGTCGCGTCGACCGCGTCGAACCCGCCGGCCGCCGGTGCCGCCGGCGTCTATGCCTCGATCCCCGTCTCGGCGTGCGTTTCGGGCGGCGCGACGATTCCGTCGACGAACCCCGATACGGCGAGCTTTTTCCCGTACTCGTATACCGCGAGCGGCGCGACGTCGGCGACGCTGGTCAGCAACGTGCTGATGGTCTATGCGATCGATGGGGCGTCGGCGACGAGCCAGCTGGTCTGCGCGTTCGACGATTGA